One part of the Peromyscus eremicus unplaced genomic scaffold, PerEre_H2_v1 PerEre#2#unplaced_218, whole genome shotgun sequence genome encodes these proteins:
- the LOC131901682 gene encoding leukocyte immunoglobulin-like receptor subfamily B member 3 produces MTFTVTALLCLGLTLGLGTPVLAGEPPKPILRVQPDSVVYKQTTVTFFCEGTIVGRAYRLYKGEYEKISHTEIPENPKKKAVFTISKVDQRHAGQYRCQYEIHSGWWSEFSDSLELVVTGVYSKPSLSAQPSPVVTEGGNVILQCASRQSYHWFILTKEGPPKHSWALESQHNYSTKEIQALFSVGPVTSRQRWTFRCYSFNRDSPQVWSEPSDPLELLFSGTLHKPTIKAEPGSVVISGNPMTIWCQGTLDAEICVLHKEGSQKFWGIQTPEKPGNKAKFYIPSVTQQHGGQCHCYCYSSAGWSERSDTLELVVTGIYYNKPSLTALPSPVVTSGGNMTLQCVSQDGYDKFILTKEDQKFLSSQNSQYIQSVKQYQAFFFVDHVTSDHRGTFRCYGYYNHTPQLWSVPSEPLEIHISGLSKKLSLLTHQGHILDPGNSLTLQCCSENNYDRFVLYKLGGADFTQYDGQWPQAGLSLASFTLGPVSSSTGGQYRCYGAYNLSSEWSAASDPLDILITGQLPFSASLSVKPNSTVHPGDNVTLLCQSPYQVDTFIVSKDGAAHQPQRLKSKSEAREFQAEFSMSAVTSDLSGTYRCYGSHNSSPYLLTQASAPVELTVSASENQDYTVENLIWMVFSVMILIVLGILVFEAWDSQRQTHHVAGL; encoded by the exons ATGACCTTCACCGTCACAGCCCTGCTCTGTCTGG GACTGACTCTGGGCCTGGGGACCCCAGTGCTGGCAG GGGAGCCCCCTAAACCTATCCTCAGAGTACAGCCAGACTCTGTGGTTTACAAGCAGACTACAGTGACCTTCTTCTGTGAGGGGACCATAGTAGGCAGAGCATATAGACTCTACAAAGgagaatatgaaaaaataagTCACACAGAGATTCCAGAGAATCCTAAGAAGAAGGCTGTCTTCACAATCTCAAAAGTAGACCAGCGGCATGCAGGGCAATATCGCTGTCAATATGAGATCCATAGTGGATGGTGGTCAGAGTTcagtgactccctggagctggtggtGACAG GAGTCTACAGTAAGCCCAGCCTGTCAGCCCAGCCCAGTCCTGTGGTGACTGAAGGAGGGAATGTCATCCTCCAGTGTGCCTCAAGGCAGTCATATCACTGGTTCATTCTGACTAAGGAAGGACCACCTAAGCACTCCTGGGCACTGGAATCACAGCATAACTACTCTACTAAAGAGATCCAGGCCCTGTTTTCTGTGGGCCCTGTGACATCAAGGCAAAGATGGACATTCAGATGCTACAGCTTTAACAGGGACAGCCCACAGGTGTGGTCAGAACCTAGTGACCCCCTGGAGCTCCTGTTCTCAG GGACCCTCCACAAACCCACCATCAAGGCTGAGCCAGGCTCTGTGGTCATCTCAGGAAATCCCATGACCATCTGGTGTCAGGGGACCTTGGATGCAGAAATATGTGTTCTGCATAAAGAGGGAAGCCAAAAATTCTGGGGAATACAGACCCCAGAGAAGCCTGGGAACAAGGCCAAGTTCTACATCCCTTCTGTGACACAGCAACATGGGGGACAATGTCACTGTTACTGTTACAGCTCAGCTGGCTGGTCAGAGCGCAGTGACACCCTTGAACTGGTGGTTACAG GAATCTACTACAATAAACCCAGCCTGAcagccctgcccagccctgtggtgaCCTCAGGAGGAAACATGACTCTCCAGTGTGTCTCACAGGATGGATATGACAAGTTCATTCTCAccaaggaagatcagaagttcctcAGCTCTCAGAACTCACAGTATATACAAAGTGTTAAGCAGTACCAAGCCTTCTTCTTCGTAGATCATGTAACATCAGACCACAGAGGAACATTCAGATGTTATGGTTACTACAATCATACTCCTCAGTTGTGGTCAGTACCTAGTGAGCCCCTGGAAATACACATctcag GTCTGTCTAAGAAGCTGTCCTTGCTCACTCATCAAGGCCATATCCTGGACCCTGGGAACAGCCTCACCCTGCAGTGTTGCTCTGAGAACAACTATGACAGATTTGTTCTATACAAGTTGGGTGGAGCTGACTTCACCCAGTATGATGGCCAGTGGCCCCAGGCTGGTCTCTCCTTGGCCAGCTTCACACTGGGCCCTGTGAGCAGCTCTACTGGAGGCCAATACAGATGCTATGGTGCATACAACCTCTCCTCTGAGTGGTCAGCCGCCAGTGACCCCCTGGACATCCTGATCACAG GACAGCTTCCCTTCAGTGCTTCCCTCTCAGTGAAGCCTAACTCCACAGTACACCCTGGAGACAACGTGACCCTGCTGTGTCAGTCACCATACCAGGTGGacactttcattgtgtccaagGACGGAGCAGCCCACCAACCCCAGCGACTAAAATCAAAGTCTGAAGCTCGGGAGTTCCAGGCAGAATTCTCCATGAGtgctgtgacctctgacctctcaggCACCTACAGGTGCTATGGATCTCACAACTCATCTCCCTATCTGCTGACACAAGCCAGTGCCCCTGTGGAGCTCACTGTCTCAG CCTCAGAGAACCAGGATTACACAGTGGAGAATCTCATCTGGATGGTATTTTCTGTCATGATCCTCATAGTCCTCGGGATTCTGGTCTTTGAGGCTTGGGACAGCCAGAGACAGACCCACCATGTAGCTGGGTTGtaa
- the LOC131901683 gene encoding leukocyte immunoglobulin-like receptor subfamily B member 3: MTFTFTALLCLGLTLGLGTPVLAEALPKPILKVQPDSVVYKQTTVTFLCEGTRGAKQYILYKEGYGYLRSTEIPQNPKKKAEFSISKIDPNHAGQYQCCYQTQDGWSEFSDSLELVVTGAHSKPSLSAQPSPVVTEGGHVTLQCVSKQRYYRFILTGKGTRNISQMLDSKYNYSIQHYQAMYSVGPVTSSQRWTFQCYSNYPSSPLVWSEPSDPLELLFSGTLHKPTIKAEPGSVVTSGSPMTIWCQGTLDEEIYVLHKEGSEKHLGTQSPEKPENKAKFSIPSVTQQHGGQYRCYCYSSAGWSEPSDTLELVVTGSYINKPSLTFLPSPVVTLGENMTLQCVSKEGYDKVILTKEDQKFLSSLNSQFIHSIMQWQALFSIDHVTSDHKGTFRCYGYYNQTPHLWSVPSEPLEIHISGESAPSLTNSVPLGRSKKPSLLTHQGHILEPGKTLTLKCCSDTNYDRFALYKLGEADFTQHRVQWTPSGLFLANFTLGPVSSSTGGQYRCYGAHNLSSEWSASSDPLDILITGQFQVIPSLSVKPNSTVHPGDNVTLLCQSAHKVDTFILSKEGTAQQPQRLKSKSEAREFQAEFSMSAVTSDLSGTYRCYGSQDSSPFLLSYASDPVELTVSATFPTHDVTCVSGLEGYLKALVGVSVAFLLFLFTLIFLLLRRRHQGKFRKDEIPKGTGRHCLSLTTPLLQRPAEGDPQGETYAQVKGSRVRRAGAVLPSVMSREVLDTKDGQAEDDREMDTQAAEYEEPQDVTYAQLCIRSLREGTAAPPPSQAGEAPEESTVYAALAVTQPGSVPSNKEQ, translated from the exons ATGACCTTCACCTTCACAGCCCTGCTCTGTCTGG GACTGACTCTGGGCCTGGGGACCCCAGTGCTGGCAG AGGCCCTCCCTAAACCTATCCTCAAGGTACAGCCAGACTCTGTGGTCTACAAGCAGACTACAGTAACCTTCTTGTGTGAGGGGACCAGAGGAGCCAAGCAGTACATACTCTATAAAGAGGGATACGGATATCTACGGAGTACAGAGATTCCACAGAATCCTAAGAAAAAGGCTGAATTCTCAATCTCAAAAATAGACCCCAACCATGCAGGGCAATATCAATGTTGCTATCAGACTCAAGATGGATGGTCAGAGTTcagtgactccctggagctggtggtGACAG gAGCACACAGTAAACCCAGCCtgtcagcccagcccagccctgtggtAACTGAGGGAGGACATGTAACCCTCCAGTGTGTCTCAAAGCAACGATACTACAGGttcattctgactgggaaaggaaCACGGaatatctcccaaatgctggattcAAAGTATAACTACTCTATTCAGCACTACCAGGCCATGTACTCTGTGGGCCCTGTGACCTCCAGCCAAAGGTGGACATTCCAATGCTACAGCAATTACCCGAGTAGCCCACTGGTGTGGTCAGAACCTAGTGACCCTCTGGAGCTCCTCTTCTCAG GGACCCTCCACAAACCCACCATCAAGGCTGAGCCAGGCTCTGTGGTCACCTCAGGAAGTCCCATGACCATCTGGTGTCAGGGGACCCTGGATGAAGAAATATATGTTCTGCATAAAGAAGGAAGCGAAAAACACTTAGGCACACAGTCCCCAGAGAAGCCTGAGAACAAGGCCAAGTTCTCCATCCCTTCTGTGACACAGCAACATGGGGGACAATATCGCTGTTACTGTTACAGTTCAGCTGGCTGGTCAGAGCCCAGTGACACCCTGGAACTGGTGGTGACAG GAAGCTACATTAATAAACCCAGTCTGACattcctgcccagccctgtggtgaCTTTAGGAGAGAACATGACCCTACAGTGTGTCTCAAAGGAGGGATATGATAAAGTCATTCTCAccaaggaagatcagaagttcctcAGCTCTCTGAACTCACAGTTTATACACAGTATTATGCAGTGGCAAGCCTTGTTCTCTATAGATCATGTAACATCAGACCACAAAGGGACATTCAGATGTTATGGTTACTACAACCAAACTCCACATTTGTGGTCAGTACCCAGTGAACCCCTGGAAATACACATCTCAGGTGAGTCAGCACCATCATTGACCAATTCTGTCCCACTGG GCCGGTCCAAGAAGCCCTCTTTGCTGACTCACCAAGGCCATATCCTGGAACCTGGAAAGACCCTCACCCTGAAGTGTTGTTCTGACACCAACTATGACAGATTTGCTCTGTACAAGTTAGGTGAAGCTGACTTCACCCAGCATCGTGTCCAGTGGACCCCTAGTGGCCTCTTCTTGGCCAACTTCACACTGGGCCCTGTGAGCAGCTCTACTGGAGGCCAATACAGATGCTATGGTGCACACAACCTCTCCTCTGAGTGGTCAGCCTCCAGTGACCCCCTGGACATCCTGATCACAG GACAGTTTCAGGTCATTCCTTCCCTCTCAGTGAAGCCTAACTCCACAGTACACCCTGGAGACAATGTGACCCTGCTGTGTCAGTCAGCACACAAAGTGGACACTTTCATTCTGTCCAAGGAGGGAACAGCCCAACAACCCCAGCGACTAAAATCAAAGTCTGAAGCTCGGGAGTTCCAGGCAGAATTCTCCATGAGtgctgtgacctctgacctctcaggCACCTACAGGTGCTATGGATCTCAGGATTCATCTCCCTTCCTGTTGTCATATGCCAGTGACCCTGTGGAGCTCACGGTCTCAG CAACATTCCCCACTCATGATGTCACTTGTGTCTCAGGACTGGAAGGGTACCTGAAGGCTCTGGTTGGAGTCTCTGTGGCcttcctcctgttcctcttcaccctcatcttcctccttctccgACGAAGGCATCAGGGAAAATTCAGGAAGGATG AGATACCCAAGGGAACAGGGAGACACTGTCTGTCCCTCACTACTCCCCTGCTACAGAGACCAGCTGAGGGAGACCCCCAGGGAGAGACATATGCCCAGGTGAAAGGCTCCAGGGTCAGGAGGGCAGGAGCTGTCCTTCCTTCTGTCATGTCAAGAGAAGTCCTGGACACCAAAGATGGACAAGCAGAAGATGACAGAGAGATGGACACTCAG GCTGCTGAATATGAGGAGCCCCAGGATGTGACCTATGCCCAGCTGTGCATCAGGTCACTCAGAGAGGGAACAGCTGCACCTCCTCCCTCCCAGGCAGGAGAAGCCCCAGAAGAGTCCACTGTATATGCTGCTCTGGCAGTCACTCAaccgggttctgttcccagtaacaaGGAGCAATGA